Proteins encoded in a region of the uncultured Erythrobacter sp. genome:
- the mnmE gene encoding tRNA uridine-5-carboxymethylaminomethyl(34) synthesis GTPase MnmE: MTQATIFAISSGAPPAAIAVIRISGPKAGAALNELCGREFEPRRASLSKLIDENGALLDEALVLWFPGPHTATGEDLAELHCHGGRAVIAAIERALSAIDGLKGAEPGEFTRRAFANGRIDLAEAEGLADLLSAETELQRAAAVASASGTLSLKFESWRSEVLRLSAQVEAALDFSDEDDVSELPEGFTWNIERLEEEISSWLNRPRSEKLGEGFRVVLAGPPNSGKSTLFNALVESEAAITSPIAGTTRDVIERSVAIKGVPFSFVDTAGLRDSAAEDIEAMGIDRAKGELAKADLVLWLGDEGQGLVGAWEIAPRRDAGDYVAKSEPVAVLSARTGEGIADLKSRLLDAARDALPKPGEAALNSRQHSRLAEVAEALSAAKTLTDLLLIGEELRRGRLAFDRLIGRATTEDMLDALFGRFCIGK, from the coding sequence ATGACCCAAGCCACCATTTTTGCGATTTCAAGCGGCGCGCCACCTGCTGCAATCGCTGTGATTCGCATTTCGGGTCCGAAGGCGGGTGCGGCGCTGAACGAGCTTTGCGGTCGCGAGTTTGAGCCACGCCGAGCATCACTTTCCAAATTGATAGACGAGAATGGTGCCTTGCTTGATGAGGCGCTGGTCCTGTGGTTCCCCGGACCGCATACGGCGACAGGCGAAGATCTTGCGGAATTGCACTGCCACGGGGGTAGGGCGGTTATCGCGGCGATTGAGCGTGCCTTGAGTGCCATTGATGGCTTGAAGGGCGCCGAACCCGGCGAATTCACACGCCGTGCGTTTGCCAATGGTCGGATCGACTTGGCGGAAGCAGAGGGTTTGGCCGATCTCCTCTCGGCGGAAACTGAGCTGCAGAGAGCCGCCGCAGTGGCGAGCGCTTCTGGCACCCTCTCTTTGAAGTTTGAAAGTTGGAGATCGGAAGTTCTGCGTCTCTCGGCCCAGGTTGAGGCGGCGCTCGACTTTTCCGATGAGGATGATGTTTCCGAGCTCCCCGAGGGTTTCACGTGGAACATTGAACGCCTGGAAGAAGAGATATCAAGTTGGCTTAATCGACCGCGGTCAGAAAAGCTGGGGGAGGGCTTTCGTGTGGTCTTGGCGGGGCCTCCGAATTCGGGGAAATCCACTCTATTCAATGCCTTGGTTGAGAGTGAAGCGGCAATCACGTCTCCGATTGCTGGTACAACTCGGGATGTTATTGAGCGTTCGGTTGCCATAAAGGGTGTGCCGTTTTCGTTCGTTGATACGGCAGGATTACGCGACAGCGCGGCTGAAGACATCGAGGCAATGGGTATCGACCGCGCAAAGGGAGAATTGGCGAAGGCTGATCTGGTTCTGTGGCTGGGCGACGAAGGGCAGGGTCTGGTTGGGGCGTGGGAGATTGCCCCGCGCCGTGATGCGGGTGACTACGTTGCAAAGTCTGAGCCCGTCGCTGTGCTGTCGGCAAGGACCGGCGAAGGCATAGCTGATTTGAAGTCACGATTGCTGGATGCTGCACGCGATGCGTTGCCCAAACCCGGTGAAGCAGCGTTGAATTCTCGGCAGCATTCGCGTTTGGCTGAAGTCGCTGAAGCGCTGTCTGCGGCAAAAACTCTGACGGATCTGCTGCTCATCGGAGAAGAGTTGCGCCGGGGCAGATTGGCTTTCGATCGGCTAATTGGGCGAGCGACAACCGAAGACATGCTCGATGCACTATTTGGACGCTTCTGCATCGGCAAATAG
- a CDS encoding CopD family protein, translated as MDALLAISDWLRIGHVIFMVFWLAGLFMLPRQCIYMLDHAPSSEGEAKWADRMGKLRKIILTPSLILVWVFGLAIAIPGGYFSGAGWLHAKLTLVLILSGYHGWLVAQTKKMARGERPLSEKTLRMIGEVPGLLLVLIVALVYLKPF; from the coding sequence ATGGATGCTCTGCTTGCGATCAGTGATTGGCTGCGGATCGGCCATGTGATCTTCATGGTGTTCTGGCTTGCGGGGCTGTTCATGCTTCCGCGCCAGTGCATCTATATGCTCGATCATGCGCCAAGTTCCGAGGGGGAGGCCAAATGGGCGGATCGGATGGGCAAGCTGCGCAAGATCATTCTTACGCCCAGTCTGATCCTGGTATGGGTGTTCGGTCTCGCGATCGCTATTCCGGGTGGCTATTTCAGCGGGGCAGGGTGGCTCCACGCCAAACTTACCTTGGTGTTGATCCTGAGCGGCTATCACGGCTGGCTGGTGGCACAGACCAAGAAGATGGCGCGCGGTGAGCGACCGCTGTCAGAGAAGACCTTGCGCATGATCGGTGAAGTGCCCGGATTGCTGCTCGTGTTGATTGTCGCATTGGTCTATCTCAAACCGTTCTGA
- the rho gene encoding transcription termination factor Rho, with amino-acid sequence MHLKDLKEKTPAELVKMAEELGVEGASTMRRQDLLFSILRELAEDEEYEEKIMGIGTIEVLQDGFGFLRSPEANYLAGPDDIYVSPNQIRKWGLRTGDTVEGEIRAPKDGERYFALTMLTTVNFEDPDAVRMRTNFDNLTPLYPDQKLNLDTLDPTVKDKSARVIDIISPQGKGQRALIVAPPRTGKTVLLQNIAKAITDNHPEVFLLVLLVDERPEEVTDMQRSVKGEVISSTFDEPANRHVQVAEMVIEKAKRLVEHKNDVVILLDSITRLGRAYNTVVPSSGKVLTGGVDANALQRPKRFFGAARNIEEGGSLSIIATALIDTGSRMDEVIFEEFKGTGNSEIVLDRKVSDKRIFPALDVGKSGTRKEELLVEKDKLSKMWVLRRILMQMGTVDAMEFLLDKMKDSKTNEDFFDTMNQ; translated from the coding sequence ATGCATCTTAAAGACCTCAAAGAAAAAACCCCGGCCGAACTGGTCAAAATGGCAGAAGAGCTGGGCGTCGAAGGCGCCTCGACCATGCGCCGCCAGGATCTGCTGTTCAGCATCCTGCGAGAGCTGGCCGAAGACGAAGAATATGAAGAAAAGATCATGGGGATCGGCACCATCGAGGTGCTGCAAGATGGTTTCGGCTTCCTGCGCTCGCCCGAGGCGAACTATCTCGCTGGGCCGGACGATATCTATGTCTCACCCAACCAGATCCGCAAATGGGGTCTGCGCACTGGCGACACGGTGGAAGGTGAAATTCGCGCTCCGAAGGATGGCGAGCGCTACTTTGCGCTGACGATGTTGACCACAGTCAACTTTGAAGATCCCGATGCGGTCCGGATGCGCACCAACTTCGACAACCTCACGCCGCTCTATCCAGATCAGAAGCTGAATCTCGATACGCTTGATCCGACTGTAAAGGACAAGTCTGCGCGGGTGATCGATATCATCTCGCCGCAGGGCAAAGGCCAGCGTGCACTGATCGTCGCGCCGCCGCGCACTGGTAAGACGGTGCTGCTGCAGAACATCGCCAAGGCGATTACCGACAACCATCCCGAGGTGTTCCTGCTGGTTCTTCTGGTGGATGAGCGACCCGAGGAAGTCACCGATATGCAGCGCAGCGTCAAGGGCGAGGTGATCTCCTCAACCTTTGACGAGCCAGCCAATCGTCACGTTCAAGTTGCTGAAATGGTGATTGAAAAGGCAAAACGTCTGGTCGAGCACAAGAATGATGTGGTGATCCTGCTCGATTCGATCACCCGTCTTGGTCGTGCCTACAACACGGTTGTTCCGAGTTCGGGCAAGGTCCTCACCGGCGGTGTCGATGCCAACGCATTGCAACGTCCAAAGCGCTTCTTCGGCGCGGCACGTAACATTGAAGAGGGTGGTTCGCTGTCCATCATCGCGACCGCGCTGATCGATACAGGTAGCCGAATGGACGAAGTTATCTTCGAAGAGTTCAAGGGTACCGGCAACTCGGAAATTGTGCTCGATCGCAAGGTTTCCGACAAGCGCATCTTCCCCGCGCTCGATGTCGGCAAGTCCGGGACGCGTAAGGAAGAGCTTCTGGTCGAGAAGGACAAGCTCTCCAAGATGTGGGTCCTGCGCCGTATTCTCATGCAGATGGGCACCGTAGACGCGATGGAATTCCTGCTCGACAAGATGAAAGATTCGAAGACCAACGAAGACTTCTTCGACACCATGAACCAGTGA
- a CDS encoding pyruvate, water dikinase regulatory protein → MTRLNLHLVSDSTGETLEMIAKAALAQFDDPDVSRHFWPMVRSLQHLDRIVPDLADNPGLVLFTLVNPETRARLEEHCRHLGLPAVPVLDQVTAALEAQLGEEAHGRPGRQHSMDADYFRRVDAIQFTIAHDDGIAHEDWEEADIVLAGVSRSSKTPTSIYLANRGYKTANIPLVVESPPPKSLFGLRNPLVVGLTTAPERLVQIRRNRLLSLNEGTETSYVDNERVKTELQFARRMFADNGWPVIDVTRRSIEESAAAIIRLVQERKRREKPVDGVAKPI, encoded by the coding sequence ATGACACGCCTGAATCTTCACCTTGTTTCGGACTCTACCGGCGAAACGCTAGAGATGATTGCCAAGGCTGCGTTGGCGCAGTTCGACGATCCGGATGTCAGTCGGCACTTCTGGCCCATGGTACGCTCACTCCAGCATCTCGACCGCATTGTTCCCGATCTCGCCGACAATCCCGGTCTGGTTCTCTTCACTCTGGTGAATCCCGAGACTCGGGCAAGGCTGGAAGAACATTGCCGTCATCTCGGCCTGCCTGCAGTCCCAGTGCTCGATCAGGTGACAGCGGCGCTTGAAGCGCAATTGGGCGAGGAAGCGCATGGCCGACCTGGCCGGCAGCACTCGATGGACGCCGACTACTTTCGGCGCGTCGATGCGATCCAGTTCACAATCGCCCATGACGATGGGATCGCGCATGAGGATTGGGAGGAGGCCGACATTGTCCTCGCGGGCGTGTCGCGCAGTTCCAAAACACCGACCAGCATCTATCTTGCCAATCGCGGGTACAAGACAGCCAATATTCCGCTGGTGGTCGAAAGCCCTCCACCCAAGAGCCTGTTCGGTCTGCGCAACCCTTTGGTCGTTGGCCTCACCACGGCGCCCGAGCGGCTGGTCCAGATCCGGCGCAACCGGCTGCTATCGCTCAATGAAGGTACGGAGACGTCCTATGTCGACAATGAGCGCGTAAAGACCGAGCTGCAGTTTGCGCGCCGCATGTTCGCCGACAATGGCTGGCCGGTGATCGACGTCACTCGGCGTTCTATTGAAGAAAGCGCCGCTGCGATCATTCGGCTGGTGCAAGAGCGCAAACGGCGCGAAAAACCGGTCGACGGAGTGGCGAAACCGATATGA
- a CDS encoding dienelactone hydrolase family protein codes for MTETVSIPTLEGDASFSAYVAHPHGSPKAAIIVIQEIFGVNPGIRQKCDNLAAEGYLAVAPDLFWRIKPGIQLNPDIEPEFQQALEFMGQFDQDIGIRDIEATIHHIRRELGVAKVGCVGYCLGGRLAFMTAARTDIDASVGYYGVGIDGLLGEKHAIAHPVVLHIPTEDGFVDKDTQATMHAGLDDHPKVTLFDYEGLDHGFATEVGKRRDEDAAQLADSRTSAFFAENLS; via the coding sequence ATGACCGAAACCGTCTCGATCCCAACCCTTGAGGGTGACGCCAGCTTTTCAGCCTATGTGGCTCATCCGCACGGCTCTCCCAAAGCCGCAATCATCGTGATTCAGGAGATTTTTGGGGTGAATCCCGGCATTCGGCAGAAGTGCGACAACCTCGCCGCAGAGGGATACCTTGCAGTCGCGCCCGACCTGTTCTGGCGGATAAAGCCCGGTATCCAACTCAATCCCGATATCGAACCGGAGTTCCAGCAAGCACTTGAATTCATGGGGCAGTTTGATCAAGACATCGGTATTCGCGATATCGAGGCGACAATTCATCACATCCGCCGCGAGCTCGGCGTCGCCAAGGTTGGATGCGTCGGATATTGCCTTGGAGGCAGGCTCGCCTTCATGACCGCTGCACGCACGGATATCGACGCATCGGTTGGCTATTATGGCGTCGGGATCGACGGGCTGCTTGGCGAGAAGCATGCCATCGCCCATCCGGTCGTCCTGCACATTCCGACCGAAGATGGGTTCGTCGACAAAGACACCCAAGCAACAATGCATGCAGGCCTTGACGATCATCCCAAGGTTACGCTGTTTGACTACGAAGGTCTGGACCATGGATTTGCCACCGAAGTCGGTAAGCGCCGCGACGAAGACGCCGCGCAATTGGCCGATAGCCGCACATCGGCCTTCTTTGCCGAAAACCTATCGTAA
- a CDS encoding DUF6489 family protein gives MKINVEIECTPEEARTFMGLPDVSQANSVYVDNIAKAMKGVNSPDQLQEYAQALAPMGQVGLKLFQSFVEGGMRASSPRSNSDSDKSSD, from the coding sequence ATGAAGATCAACGTTGAAATCGAATGCACGCCTGAAGAAGCGCGTACCTTCATGGGTCTGCCCGATGTGAGCCAGGCAAACAGCGTCTATGTCGACAATATTGCGAAGGCGATGAAGGGCGTGAACAGCCCCGATCAACTCCAAGAATACGCGCAGGCACTTGCGCCGATGGGGCAGGTCGGTTTGAAACTGTTCCAGAGCTTTGTTGAAGGCGGAATGCGGGCCAGCTCGCCACGCTCGAATAGCGACAGCGATAAATCGTCTGATTGA
- a CDS encoding nuclear transport factor 2 family protein: MKIEDVLARWYQVASNGSKTDELRSIMHKDAVFHSPVVHTPQVGQAIVVAYLSAAGQTLGNESFRYVREVVGENAAVLEFTTEMDGIHVNGIDMITFDDDGLITDFKVMVRPLKAVNKVWEMMAAQLEKAQSG, translated from the coding sequence ATGAAGATAGAAGATGTCCTCGCCCGCTGGTACCAAGTCGCCAGCAACGGCAGTAAAACTGACGAACTCAGATCTATCATGCACAAAGATGCCGTGTTCCATTCTCCTGTGGTTCACACGCCTCAGGTTGGCCAAGCAATCGTCGTCGCCTACCTGAGTGCAGCGGGGCAAACGCTCGGCAATGAAAGTTTTCGTTACGTCCGCGAAGTTGTGGGAGAGAACGCCGCCGTTTTGGAATTCACCACGGAGATGGATGGAATCCACGTCAATGGGATCGACATGATCACCTTTGATGATGATGGGTTGATCACCGATTTCAAAGTGATGGTGAGGCCGCTCAAAGCGGTGAACAAGGTGTGGGAAATGATGGCTGCACAGCTCGAAAAAGCTCAGTCAGGCTAG
- a CDS encoding BLUF domain-containing protein: protein MLSQYLYISTAPSLSRDDVESILATSARNNPANGITGLLLYNGRNFLQLLEGEEGELKTLMLRIGNDPRHSGVSLLSSKTIEERTCPEWAMKRMFIAESVDSRRDTLESELPEGLDSETRKMIVNFAVLN from the coding sequence ATGCTTAGCCAATATCTCTACATCAGCACCGCTCCGAGCCTTTCGCGCGACGACGTGGAATCAATTCTCGCCACCAGCGCACGGAATAACCCGGCCAACGGAATAACCGGGTTGCTGCTCTATAACGGACGGAACTTCCTTCAGCTGCTTGAAGGGGAAGAGGGCGAGCTAAAGACGCTGATGCTGCGGATTGGAAACGACCCGCGCCATTCAGGAGTCTCATTGCTCTCCAGCAAGACCATTGAAGAGCGCACCTGCCCTGAGTGGGCGATGAAGCGCATGTTTATCGCGGAATCGGTCGATAGCCGCAGGGATACGCTGGAATCGGAGCTTCCCGAGGGACTGGATTCCGAGACCCGCAAGATGATTGTGAATTTTGCGGTGTTGAATTAG
- the rsmG gene encoding 16S rRNA (guanine(527)-N(7))-methyltransferase RsmG, producing MIETEEQARAYVEGWADQAAMDRLETFATLLLAENQKQNLISKPSQAQIWQRHIADSAQLLEHVPRGTPANTSGPWLDLGTGAGFPGIVIAILRPDIPTVLLESRARRVEFLQHSVDQLGLNNCRVIGERLEKVKPFESWVISARAFAPLEKLLRLSAPFSTKETRYVLPKGRSAKHEWKQLKPSIRTMFHVEQSLTDDEAGIIVRA from the coding sequence TTGATCGAAACCGAAGAGCAGGCGCGCGCCTATGTCGAGGGTTGGGCAGATCAGGCAGCGATGGATCGGTTAGAGACTTTTGCGACGCTGCTCCTTGCAGAGAACCAAAAGCAGAATCTCATCAGCAAGCCTTCCCAAGCGCAGATTTGGCAGCGTCATATTGCCGACAGTGCGCAATTGCTTGAGCATGTTCCACGTGGAACACCTGCCAATACGTCGGGGCCCTGGCTGGACCTCGGAACAGGCGCGGGCTTCCCGGGCATTGTGATCGCAATCTTGCGCCCTGACATTCCGACAGTTTTGTTGGAATCTCGCGCGCGACGGGTAGAGTTCCTCCAACACAGTGTCGATCAGCTCGGTCTTAACAACTGCCGCGTTATTGGCGAGCGGCTCGAGAAGGTGAAGCCCTTCGAAAGTTGGGTCATTTCGGCACGCGCCTTTGCTCCACTGGAAAAGCTCCTCCGTTTATCCGCACCCTTCTCCACAAAGGAGACGCGCTACGTCTTGCCCAAGGGGCGCTCGGCAAAGCACGAGTGGAAACAGCTAAAACCGTCGATTCGGACAATGTTCCACGTGGAACAGTCGCTCACTGAC
- the mnmG gene encoding tRNA uridine-5-carboxymethylaminomethyl(34) synthesis enzyme MnmG, with amino-acid sequence MHSFDVLVIGGGHAGVEAACAAARMGARTGLVSFDLDAVGAMSCNPAIGGLGKGHLVREVDALDGVLGRAADAGAIHYRMLNRSKGSAVWGPRVQADRVLFKASVQQQVRAQKNLTLIEGEAAALLLDGEVVAGLELADGTALSASRVILCTGTFLGGVLFRGEERFEGGRIGENAAKRLAEQLRGAELPMARLKTGTPPRLDGGTIDWAVLPEQHSDNEAWTMSPLTGKRANPQVFCAITRTTHAAHDAIRANLHRSPLFSGAIDAAGPRYCPSIEDKIHRFGDRDGHQVFLEPEGLTTHLVYPNGISTSLPVDVQVEMLHAMPGLGHVNVVEPGYAVEYDHIDPRALTPDLQVRAIPGLYCAGQINGTTGYEEAAAQGLVAGLEAAAAALGTEAPQLDRANSYIAVMIDDLTLQGVSEPYRMLTSRAEYRLRLRANNASTRLTPLGLDAGCIGDARRHWFEKREVDREELTSAFARRVHSRELGDQGLPIRRDGGEKALSEWLRHDGVELADLKPWLDGLDALDPLLAEEMVEDSSYEPYLARQEAELRDLRASEELPLPSDFPYDAVPGLSNEMVERLSAAAPTTLAAAGRVPGITPAALSALLVHARRRQTIGQRAA; translated from the coding sequence ATGCACAGCTTCGATGTTCTTGTGATTGGTGGCGGGCACGCCGGTGTTGAGGCAGCCTGCGCAGCGGCTCGTATGGGTGCTCGCACAGGACTGGTGAGCTTCGACCTCGACGCTGTTGGAGCGATGAGCTGCAATCCTGCAATCGGTGGGCTGGGTAAGGGGCATCTCGTTCGCGAAGTCGATGCGCTAGACGGTGTCCTTGGTCGTGCCGCCGATGCCGGCGCAATCCACTATCGGATGCTCAACCGTTCCAAGGGTAGCGCTGTCTGGGGTCCTCGTGTTCAGGCTGACCGTGTGTTGTTCAAGGCGTCTGTGCAGCAACAGGTGAGGGCGCAGAAGAACCTGACGCTCATTGAGGGCGAGGCTGCTGCCCTGTTGCTCGATGGTGAGGTTGTTGCTGGCCTGGAGCTTGCGGATGGCACGGCTCTCTCCGCTTCGCGCGTGATCCTCTGCACCGGCACATTTCTTGGTGGCGTGCTGTTTCGCGGGGAAGAGCGCTTTGAGGGTGGTCGGATCGGTGAAAACGCTGCGAAGCGCTTGGCAGAACAGCTGCGAGGCGCTGAATTGCCGATGGCTCGACTCAAAACCGGAACTCCACCAAGGCTTGATGGGGGTACGATTGATTGGGCCGTTTTGCCCGAGCAGCATTCCGATAACGAAGCATGGACGATGTCGCCTCTTACTGGAAAGCGAGCCAATCCGCAGGTGTTCTGTGCAATCACGCGAACGACCCACGCGGCCCATGATGCCATTCGGGCGAACTTGCATCGCTCGCCGCTATTTTCCGGGGCGATCGACGCTGCTGGGCCACGCTATTGCCCCTCGATTGAAGACAAGATCCACCGCTTTGGTGATCGCGACGGACATCAGGTTTTCCTGGAGCCGGAGGGGCTGACTACGCATCTGGTCTATCCCAACGGCATCAGCACATCGCTGCCGGTCGATGTCCAGGTGGAAATGCTCCACGCGATGCCCGGTCTTGGGCACGTCAATGTGGTCGAGCCTGGCTATGCGGTCGAGTACGACCACATCGATCCCCGCGCGCTGACGCCTGATTTGCAGGTGCGGGCAATCCCCGGACTGTATTGCGCTGGGCAGATCAACGGCACGACGGGCTATGAGGAAGCGGCTGCGCAGGGCCTTGTTGCAGGTCTGGAGGCGGCAGCTGCGGCCTTAGGAACCGAGGCACCTCAGCTTGATCGAGCCAACTCTTACATCGCGGTGATGATCGATGATCTCACACTGCAGGGTGTGAGTGAGCCTTATCGCATGCTGACCTCGAGGGCGGAGTATCGTCTGCGGTTGCGAGCCAATAACGCATCAACTCGGCTGACGCCGCTTGGCTTGGATGCTGGATGCATTGGAGACGCTCGCCGGCATTGGTTCGAAAAGCGCGAAGTCGATCGCGAGGAACTGACATCCGCATTCGCTCGAAGAGTTCACTCCCGCGAGTTGGGTGATCAAGGGTTGCCAATCCGCCGTGATGGCGGGGAAAAGGCGTTGAGCGAGTGGCTACGCCATGATGGTGTCGAACTTGCCGATCTCAAGCCATGGTTAGACGGGCTTGATGCTCTCGACCCTCTGCTCGCAGAGGAAATGGTCGAGGACTCGTCCTATGAGCCCTATCTGGCGCGCCAGGAGGCAGAACTGCGTGACCTGCGTGCGAGCGAAGAATTGCCTCTTCCGAGCGACTTTCCTTATGATGCTGTACCTGGCCTTTCGAACGAGATGGTTGAAAGGTTGAGTGCGGCTGCGCCAACCACTCTGGCTGCCGCTGGCCGGGTCCCGGGTATCACACCTGCCGCGCTTTCAGCTTTGCTGGTTCACGCGCGCCGCCGTCAGACCATAGGGCAGCGCGCCGCGTGA
- the hemE gene encoding uroporphyrinogen decarboxylase — protein sequence MPGPLLDCLKGAKPDIAPVWLMRQAGRYLPEYRELRADKGGFLELVYDSEAAAEITIQPIRRFGFDGAILFSDILIVPHAMGQGLEFLAGEGPKLSPTLLETTLADFTPAYERFDPIYETVRLTRSQISDDVTMLGFAGSPWTVATYMIAGQGSKDQGPARLLAYRDPGLMQAIVDAIIEVSVTYLRGQIDAGAEAVQLFDSWAGSLAPDEFERWVVAPNAAITAQIKQSHPDTPVIGFPKGAGAKLPGYARETGVDAIGMDETLDPAWVHASLPDGMPVQGNLDPLLVEAGGPMLAKRVRAIIDAFEDRPHVFNLGHGIGQFTPIEHVEQLLAALRG from the coding sequence ATGCCTGGTCCGCTACTCGATTGCCTGAAGGGTGCCAAACCCGATATTGCTCCCGTCTGGCTCATGCGTCAGGCTGGGCGCTATCTGCCTGAATACCGTGAGTTAAGGGCCGACAAGGGCGGATTTCTGGAACTGGTCTATGACAGCGAAGCGGCTGCCGAGATCACAATCCAGCCGATCAGGCGATTTGGCTTCGACGGGGCAATCCTGTTCTCCGATATCCTGATCGTCCCGCATGCGATGGGACAGGGGCTGGAATTTCTTGCAGGGGAGGGTCCGAAGCTGAGCCCGACGCTGCTCGAGACAACGCTGGCGGACTTCACGCCCGCCTATGAGCGGTTCGATCCGATTTACGAAACCGTGCGGCTGACGCGTTCTCAGATCAGCGATGATGTGACGATGCTGGGCTTTGCAGGCTCGCCCTGGACGGTCGCAACCTACATGATTGCTGGCCAAGGGTCGAAGGATCAGGGGCCTGCCCGATTGCTCGCGTATCGCGATCCTGGCCTGATGCAGGCAATTGTCGACGCGATTATCGAAGTGTCGGTGACATACTTGCGTGGACAGATCGATGCAGGTGCGGAAGCAGTGCAATTGTTTGATAGCTGGGCGGGCAGTCTTGCTCCAGATGAGTTCGAACGCTGGGTCGTCGCGCCTAACGCGGCCATCACGGCGCAAATCAAGCAATCGCATCCGGACACGCCGGTCATCGGGTTTCCTAAGGGGGCAGGGGCCAAGCTGCCGGGATATGCCCGCGAAACGGGAGTTGATGCGATCGGGATGGATGAAACGCTGGATCCGGCCTGGGTCCATGCGAGTCTGCCGGATGGCATGCCGGTGCAAGGCAATCTCGATCCTTTGCTGGTCGAGGCCGGCGGACCGATGCTGGCGAAACGAGTTCGAGCCATTATCGATGCCTTTGAAGATCGGCCGCATGTGTTCAATCTTGGGCATGGAATTGGCCAATTCACGCCGATCGAGCATGTCGAACAATTGCTGGCGGCGCTGAGAGGATAG